A single genomic interval of Symbiobacterium terraclitae harbors:
- a CDS encoding YajQ family cyclic di-GMP-binding protein: MADFSFDVVSRVNMAEVVNAVDQTRREMQARFDFRGSSASVSLDEKRGEITVIGDDEMKLKNVIDILQTKLVKRGVGLKALEYGRVEDAAGGTVRQVITLRQGIPQEKAKQMTAAIRESKLKVKAEIRGDEIRVSGPKKDDLQAVIQLLRAKDFGLELQFVNYR, translated from the coding sequence GTGGCTGACTTCTCGTTTGATGTGGTGTCGCGCGTGAACATGGCCGAGGTCGTGAACGCGGTGGACCAGACCCGCCGCGAGATGCAGGCCCGCTTCGACTTCCGCGGCTCGTCCGCCTCCGTCAGCCTCGACGAGAAGAGGGGTGAGATCACGGTCATCGGGGACGACGAGATGAAGCTGAAGAACGTCATCGACATCCTGCAGACGAAGCTGGTCAAGCGGGGCGTGGGACTCAAGGCGCTGGAGTACGGGCGCGTCGAGGACGCGGCGGGCGGCACGGTGCGCCAGGTGATCACGCTGCGCCAGGGCATCCCGCAGGAGAAGGCCAAGCAGATGACGGCTGCCATCCGGGAGTCGAAGCTGAAGGTCAAGGCGGAGATTCGCGGTGACGAGATCCGGGTCTCGGGCCCGAAGAAGGACGACCTGCAGGCGGTGATCCAGCTGCTGCGGGCGAAGGACTTCGGGCTGGAGCTGCAGTTCGTGAACTACCGCTGA
- a CDS encoding bifunctional metallophosphatase/5'-nucleotidase, with amino-acid sequence MNRFMRLLATGVVALMVSVVAVPAGVHAAEVVPAVGGDCGLGDHWAAPYACELIEDGIITAEQVEAGIDLNASLSEQIYLEMLARAGASSLSVVPDGQLTRGEAIVLLAWAAAGEAPSGQDLRVLEGYADAARADQATREALAYLLLRGVVQGRDTGELDLDAPVTLGEAAKLINLAMPEVLPEGTDKISLLVYSDFHGRLEPSGAELGAARFTTAIAGQLLKNPNTVLIDGGDTFQGTPISNLVNGASVQEWRNKVGVRLSTLGNHEFDWNVPTLQGLLQTAEHPVVSANIFFEGTQNRPEWLAPTAVLEVGGYKIGFIGITTPETKGIVLAANIEGLDFVDPAPVINAEAKALREAGADLVVVVAHAAASQSADEPLRVTNEVADWMAQVTERVDAITGAHSHEMAAGYVLDAGGNKVPAVQSGQYGTGLARIDLYINRADKQVTKAAVDVWNPAQTLAPTPWANDLVAKWAAEIEPIKARPIGKLAQQISRTYEQSGESALGDFTTDAMLAGAQGAQIAITNGGGIRAHLTPNDEGWITWGDLYTTSPFGNTLVLVDMKGSEIKTLLEQGLNNYVRRLNKENFPRPLQVSGITYVWDYAKPDDERVVEIKLADGTPLDMDATYKVVVNNFMASGGDNLYILAELTDRQIDTGIVMLEALVEHFKALSADEPLTYELQNRVQVLNIPEDLRLPPE; translated from the coding sequence ATGAACCGGTTCATGCGGCTTCTCGCCACGGGAGTCGTCGCGCTGATGGTCTCGGTCGTCGCCGTACCCGCCGGTGTGCACGCCGCTGAGGTCGTGCCTGCGGTCGGCGGAGACTGCGGCCTCGGCGACCACTGGGCCGCTCCGTATGCGTGCGAACTGATCGAAGACGGCATCATCACGGCTGAGCAGGTGGAGGCGGGGATCGACCTGAATGCCTCCCTGTCGGAACAGATCTACCTTGAGATGCTCGCCAGGGCGGGCGCGTCGTCGCTCAGCGTCGTGCCCGACGGCCAGCTCACCCGCGGCGAGGCGATCGTGCTGCTCGCCTGGGCGGCGGCCGGAGAGGCCCCGTCTGGCCAGGACCTGCGGGTGCTGGAGGGCTACGCCGACGCGGCCCGGGCCGACCAGGCCACCCGCGAGGCGCTGGCCTACCTGCTGCTGCGCGGCGTGGTGCAGGGGCGTGACACCGGCGAGCTCGACCTGGATGCGCCGGTGACCCTCGGCGAGGCGGCCAAGCTGATCAACCTCGCCATGCCCGAGGTCCTCCCGGAGGGCACGGACAAGATCAGCCTGCTGGTCTACAGCGACTTCCACGGCCGCCTGGAGCCCAGCGGCGCGGAGTTGGGCGCCGCCCGCTTCACCACGGCCATCGCCGGCCAGCTGCTGAAGAACCCGAACACGGTCCTGATCGACGGCGGCGATACGTTCCAGGGCACCCCCATCTCCAACCTGGTGAACGGCGCCTCGGTGCAGGAGTGGCGGAACAAGGTCGGCGTACGCCTCAGCACCCTGGGCAACCACGAGTTCGACTGGAACGTGCCGACGCTGCAGGGGCTGCTGCAGACCGCCGAGCACCCGGTGGTCTCGGCCAACATCTTCTTCGAGGGCACCCAGAACCGGCCCGAGTGGCTGGCCCCCACCGCAGTCCTGGAGGTCGGCGGCTACAAGATCGGCTTCATCGGCATCACCACGCCTGAGACCAAGGGCATCGTGCTGGCGGCCAACATCGAGGGCCTCGACTTCGTCGATCCCGCCCCGGTGATCAACGCCGAGGCCAAGGCCCTGCGGGAGGCCGGCGCTGACCTGGTGGTCGTCGTCGCCCACGCCGCCGCCAGCCAGAGCGCCGACGAGCCGCTCCGGGTCACCAACGAGGTCGCCGACTGGATGGCGCAGGTGACCGAGCGGGTCGACGCCATCACCGGCGCCCACTCGCACGAAATGGCCGCCGGCTACGTGCTGGATGCGGGCGGCAACAAGGTGCCGGCCGTCCAGTCCGGGCAGTACGGCACCGGCCTCGCCCGTATCGACCTCTACATCAACCGGGCCGACAAGCAGGTGACCAAGGCTGCGGTCGACGTGTGGAACCCGGCCCAGACCCTGGCCCCGACCCCGTGGGCGAACGACCTGGTCGCCAAGTGGGCCGCCGAGATCGAACCCATCAAGGCCCGCCCGATCGGCAAGCTGGCGCAGCAGATCTCCCGCACCTACGAGCAGTCCGGTGAGAGCGCCCTCGGCGACTTCACCACCGATGCGATGCTGGCCGGCGCCCAGGGCGCCCAGATCGCCATCACCAACGGCGGCGGCATCCGGGCCCACCTGACGCCCAACGACGAGGGCTGGATCACCTGGGGTGACCTCTACACCACCAGCCCGTTCGGCAACACCCTGGTGCTCGTCGACATGAAGGGCAGCGAGATCAAGACGCTGCTGGAGCAGGGGCTGAACAACTACGTCCGGCGGCTGAACAAGGAGAACTTCCCGCGGCCGCTGCAGGTCTCGGGCATCACCTACGTCTGGGACTACGCCAAGCCCGACGACGAGCGCGTGGTGGAGATCAAGCTGGCCGACGGCACCCCGCTCGACATGGATGCGACCTACAAGGTGGTCGTCAACAACTTCATGGCCTCCGGCGGCGACAACCTCTACATCCTGGCGGAGCTGACCGACCGGCAGATCGACACGGGCATCGTGATGCTGGAGGCGCTGGTCGAGCACTTCAAGGCCCTCTCGGCCGACGAGCCGCTCACCTACGAGCTGCAGAACCGGGTCCAGGTGCTCAACATCCCCGAGGACCTGCGCCTGCCTCCCGAGTAA